One region of Flavobacterium pisciphilum genomic DNA includes:
- a CDS encoding KAP family P-loop NTPase fold protein: protein MKQIYNSDKPILAKEQDRFNRYKFSKRIAETITKRNDNDGLVIGLYGIWGEGKSSVLNMIEEELNINEDVLIVKFNPWRFKDEDALILNFLKNISEVLNKELNTKAEKFVDFFKKYGSITTIFNFDLSKLSENFSDTQLEDLKNRVNDFLKESDKKIVVIIDDIDRLDKQELFSLFKLIKLTGDFSKTYYILSFDDEMVASAIGERFAEGNRNSGYNFLEKIIQVPLRIPQALSKDLLNYTFELLNNILDENKIDLGTNEEQNVGFFISQNLLLKIKTPRLAIRFSNSLSFLIPLLKGEVNISDLILFEGVKIFYPEHYEFIKNSPEYFIESYNDEFSDNKNNSKVEEFKSKIGELDSNLSKKEKQAILNLLKKIFPYVKEATENYNFKNRDQDWTKEKRIVSSKYFNRYFIYSVPKDDISDIYFDNYISSLNSKTFDEVLIETSEIFKYIEPTEYLNKIYFYEDNLDWNSRQIVSKIICHNENKFEGMKGGVFMFASNNPKSQAAITISRILLKHINYSERLEFSKYLMKSGIPYDFSKEINRWMQVGQTEDEKAIKTADIYLLNNLLLERALTDSNKNNTNIFEKYEKNIFSLLNIWSEKKLQELREYITELINLNPKIVSKIIYSLTSTIYSSSNPNPYKIDFKKESFELLKKYCDIVNFYNVLIEEYSTEIEDKEVIFFDVDEGQSIQNAMRQFIHWYNLEIKSLTTEIKEN, encoded by the coding sequence ATGAAACAAATCTATAATTCTGACAAACCAATTTTAGCCAAAGAACAAGATAGGTTTAACAGATATAAATTTTCAAAAAGAATTGCTGAAACAATAACTAAAAGAAATGATAATGATGGACTAGTTATTGGTTTATACGGAATTTGGGGAGAAGGTAAGTCTTCAGTTTTAAATATGATTGAAGAAGAACTAAATATCAATGAAGATGTTTTAATTGTAAAATTTAATCCTTGGAGATTTAAAGACGAAGATGCTTTAATTTTAAATTTTCTTAAAAATATTTCAGAAGTACTAAACAAAGAATTAAATACAAAAGCTGAAAAATTTGTAGATTTTTTTAAAAAATATGGAAGTATTACAACTATTTTCAATTTTGATTTATCAAAATTAAGTGAAAATTTTTCTGACACACAATTAGAAGATTTAAAAAATAGAGTAAACGACTTTCTAAAAGAAAGTGATAAGAAAATAGTAGTGATAATCGATGATATTGACCGTCTTGATAAACAAGAACTATTTTCTTTATTTAAACTAATTAAACTAACAGGTGATTTTTCAAAAACATATTATATATTATCGTTTGATGATGAAATGGTAGCTTCTGCAATTGGAGAAAGATTTGCAGAAGGAAATAGAAATTCAGGATATAATTTTCTTGAAAAAATAATTCAAGTTCCTCTTAGAATACCTCAAGCTTTGAGTAAAGATTTATTAAATTACACTTTTGAGTTATTAAATAATATCTTAGATGAAAATAAAATTGATTTAGGAACAAACGAGGAGCAAAATGTTGGATTTTTTATTTCACAAAATTTACTTTTAAAAATAAAAACTCCAAGACTCGCTATTCGGTTTTCAAATTCTTTATCATTTTTAATTCCTCTTTTGAAAGGAGAGGTTAATATTTCTGATTTAATTCTTTTTGAAGGTGTAAAAATATTTTACCCTGAACATTATGAATTCATAAAAAATTCTCCAGAATATTTTATCGAATCATATAATGATGAATTCTCCGACAATAAAAATAATTCAAAAGTTGAAGAATTTAAATCCAAAATTGGAGAATTAGATAGTAACTTATCCAAAAAAGAAAAACAAGCAATATTAAATTTACTAAAAAAAATATTTCCTTATGTAAAAGAAGCTACGGAAAATTATAATTTTAAAAATAGAGATCAAGATTGGACAAAAGAAAAAAGAATAGTTTCCTCTAAATACTTTAACAGATACTTTATTTATAGTGTCCCAAAAGATGATATTTCAGATATTTATTTTGACAATTATATAAGCAGTCTTAATTCAAAAACATTCGATGAAGTTTTAATTGAAACAAGCGAAATATTTAAATATATTGAACCTACTGAATATCTAAACAAAATATATTTTTATGAAGACAATTTAGATTGGAATTCAAGACAAATCGTTTCAAAAATAATTTGTCACAATGAAAATAAGTTTGAAGGTATGAAAGGTGGAGTTTTTATGTTTGCATCTAATAATCCAAAATCTCAAGCTGCAATAACAATTAGTAGAATACTTTTAAAACATATTAATTATTCAGAAAGACTTGAGTTTTCAAAATATTTAATGAAAAGCGGAATACCTTATGATTTTTCAAAAGAAATAAATAGATGGATGCAAGTAGGTCAAACTGAAGACGAAAAAGCAATCAAAACTGCTGATATTTATTTATTGAATAATTTACTTCTTGAGAGAGCCTTAACAGATAGCAATAAAAATAATACTAACATTTTTGAAAAATACGAAAAAAATATTTTTTCATTACTTAATATTTGGTCTGAAAAAAAATTGCAAGAATTGAGAGAATATATAACAGAGTTAATTAATTTGAATCCAAAAATTGTTTCTAAAATAATATATTCATTAACATCAACAATATACAGTTCCTCTAATCCAAATCCTTATAAAATAGATTTTAAAAAAGAGAGTTTTGAATTGCTAAAAAAATATTGTGACATTGTTAATTTTTACAACGTTCTAATTGAGGAATATTCAACCGAGATAGAAGACAAAGAAGTAATCTTTTTTGATGTAGATGAAGGGCAAAGTATTCAAAATGCAATGCGTCAATTTATACATTGGTATAATTTAGAAATTAAATCTTTAACGACTGAAATTAAGGAAAATTAA